One Bernardetia sp. genomic window, TGTTCGTATTTTTAGAAAACTTATTGTAACGCTATATCAGGACAAAACAGTATAATAAAAACACACTCTAAAATTTTCAGAGTGTGTTTAAAATGTGTGATAAAATAGCTAGTCTTAGTTATGTTTATTGCCTAACCAAGCTGAAAGCATCCAAACTGTTTTTTCTTGTACTTTAATAAAACCAGCCAACATATCTGTTGTTCCCTCGTCTTCTGCATCGCCAGCTACTGGGAGTGTTTCTCTTTCTTTTTGTATAAGGGTTGCGTAACCTTGAATAATAGCCTTTACAGATTCTACTTCATCACTAACATTTTTGTGTACTTTTACAGATGATTTATTCAAATAATCTTCGTACGTATGAAGTGGAGTATGTCCTAAAGTAAGGATACGCTCTGCAATTTCATCGATATTCAGTTGTGCTTCATTATAAAGCTCTTCAAATTTCACATGAAGTGTAAAAAAGTTCTTTCCCATCAGATTCCAATGAAAACCTCTTAGGTTTTGATAAAAAATTTGATAGTTACAAAGAATCTCGTTGAGATGGTCGGCAGTTTTGCTTGATTTTTCTTTATCTAATGCGATTCGGTTTAGCTCAATCATAGCTGTTTCCATAAAAATAGTATTTCTTTAAAAGTGAATTATTAATTAAAAAATGAAAAAGCCAATACTGACTTTTCTATATAATAACAACACACAAAATAGACTTTTGTTATAGAAATCTGAAAATCGGAACTAACAGAAGTTAATACTTAGTATCTTCAAATAAAGGCAAATTTTTATCTTTTTCTGAAAGAATAATTTTATTCAAATCCATTTGCCATTCTATACCAATTTTGGGGTCGTTGAAGTACATTCCAGTGTCAGCTTTTGGCTCATAGAAGGCATCACATTTGTAGAAAAACTCAGCATAATCACTCAATACTAAAAAACCGTGTGCAAAGCCTCTAGGAATGAAAAGCTGTTTTTTGTTTGTTCCAGAAAGAATAATACTAAAATGCTTTCCATAAGTGGGTGAATCTTTTCTTAAATCTACAATCACATCTTGTACTTCTCCCACAATTACTCGTACTAATTTAGACTGTCCGTGAGGCGATTTTTGAAAATGTAATCCTCTCATTACACCTTTTGTAGAACCCGACTGGTTGTCTTGTACAAAAGTAGGTTTTAGTCCTGTGTTCTTTTCAAAATCATTGAGATTAAAGCTCTCAAAAAAATATCCTCTATGGTCTTCAAAAAGGCGTGGTTCGAATACCCAAACCCCATCCAAATCTGTTTTAGTGTACATTAAATATTCACAATTAAATTTTTTAATTACGAATTACGAACAAATAATTAGAAATGATAATAAATAACAAAACTCTCCTATTTCTCGTAATTCACTACTATACAAAATAACGGATTAATTTTTTGACTTCCCTAATTTTCTAGCTAATTTTAGAAATACATTTCAATTAAAAATAAAATGACAACTCAGAAAACAGTTTTACATCAAATCTCTTCTCGTGCTTGGGAACACCCTGCCGACCGTGCTGCACTTGCTACCCTTAAAAGTGTACCTGGTTTAGAGAAACTCTTAAATTTATTTCTTGGAGCTACATCAGAACGTTCGCTTCGTCTCATTTACTTGGCTTCTGCAGTGCGTGTTTCAGAGAAGCAATTTAATAGAGTAAAGCTACTTTTTGATGAGGTTTGCAAGACATTTGATGTAGAGAAAAGACCAGAAGTATATGTTTCTCAGAGTGCTATTTTAAATGCTTCTGCTATTGGATTAGATAACCCATTTATTGTTCTTAATTCCAGTTTGGTTGAGCGATTAGATGACGAAGAACTAACGGAAGTTTTAGGACATGAACTAGGACATATTATGAGTGGGCATATGCTTTATAGAACACTTTATTTTATTCTAGAGAAAATATCAAGGTCATTTGTTCAACTGCCTATTCCAAATTGGATTTTTTCTGGTGTATATCTTGCCTTACAAGAGTGGAGTAGAAAAAGTGAACTTAGCGCAGACCGTGCAGGACTTTTAGCGACTCAAAATCCTGATGTTTCGCTTCGTGTAGCAATGAAACTAGCAGGAGGTAATTTTGAGCAGATGGATGTAGCTGCTTTCTTGGAGCAAGCTGAGGAGTATAATAATACAGATAATACAGGAGATGTTTTATTTAAGTTTTTTAATATCATAGGAAAATCTCATCCTTTTGCTTCTACTCGTGCGCTAGAAATCGTAAACTGGGTGCGTTCTGGTGATTATGATGCTACTCTTCAAGGAACATATCCTAGAAGGACAGATGCTGAGAAAAATACTTCGGTGTGGCAAGATGTGAAGGAGGCTTCTGAAAGCTATGCCAAGGATTTTAAGGAAGCCACAGAAATTACAAGAAATTCTACACAAGCTGAAATATTTAATGAGGAGTTTAGAAAGAAGGCTCAAAACGTATCTGAAAAAATGGATGAGACAACAAGAAAAGCAAAAGATTTTTTTGATGATTTCTTTAAAAGTAGAAATTCTTAGTTTTAGTATAAATTTAAAAAGACCTTTCATTGAATTGCTCAATAAAAAGGTCTTTATCATTTATGAATTAGTCCACAAGTAATTGTGTAACGGCTGCTGTATTCATCACCCATTCTTTTGAATAGACTTCATCAGCAGGATTTTGCTCGTCGTTTTCTTCCAACACTTCCAAATTTTGAGCTTCGGCTTTCAAAAGCAACAGATTTCCAACATTGAGTTTAGAATCTAATTTTGCTAAAAGCGTTTCTACATTGGTAGTGTTGAGCTGCCCAACTACTTGTCCGTGAAATGAGAGTTCTAGCCAAACAATCTCATTCTTATCAATATCCAAAACACCAAAAACTAAACCTTTTGTCAGTCCTTGCTGAATTCTGACTTGATGCTGAACACAAGAAGGGTCGTAGGCTACACCTGTTTTTTCAGAAATAGTCATTGGATATTTGCTATTCATCCAACCTACTACCAAATTAGGCGTAATTTCAC contains:
- a CDS encoding Dps family protein; translation: METAMIELNRIALDKEKSSKTADHLNEILCNYQIFYQNLRGFHWNLMGKNFFTLHVKFEELYNEAQLNIDEIAERILTLGHTPLHTYEDYLNKSSVKVHKNVSDEVESVKAIIQGYATLIQKERETLPVAGDAEDEGTTDMLAGFIKVQEKTVWMLSAWLGNKHN
- the rfbC gene encoding dTDP-4-dehydrorhamnose 3,5-epimerase, with product MYTKTDLDGVWVFEPRLFEDHRGYFFESFNLNDFEKNTGLKPTFVQDNQSGSTKGVMRGLHFQKSPHGQSKLVRVIVGEVQDVIVDLRKDSPTYGKHFSIILSGTNKKQLFIPRGFAHGFLVLSDYAEFFYKCDAFYEPKADTGMYFNDPKIGIEWQMDLNKIILSEKDKNLPLFEDTKY
- a CDS encoding M48 family metallopeptidase; amino-acid sequence: MTTQKTVLHQISSRAWEHPADRAALATLKSVPGLEKLLNLFLGATSERSLRLIYLASAVRVSEKQFNRVKLLFDEVCKTFDVEKRPEVYVSQSAILNASAIGLDNPFIVLNSSLVERLDDEELTEVLGHELGHIMSGHMLYRTLYFILEKISRSFVQLPIPNWIFSGVYLALQEWSRKSELSADRAGLLATQNPDVSLRVAMKLAGGNFEQMDVAAFLEQAEEYNNTDNTGDVLFKFFNIIGKSHPFASTRALEIVNWVRSGDYDATLQGTYPRRTDAEKNTSVWQDVKEASESYAKDFKEATEITRNSTQAEIFNEEFRKKAQNVSEKMDETTRKAKDFFDDFFKSRNS